The Methanocaldococcus jannaschii DSM 2661 genome has a segment encoding these proteins:
- the cbiB gene encoding adenosylcobinamide-phosphate synthase CbiB, which produces MLNPIILFLAIIFDRIIGELPESIHPTVWIGKLIAFLENIFKSTNCKNKYRDFLFGSLTTFITLLVVGVIAFFVDKCIMLLPFPLNYIIYGFLLSTTIGYKSLFEFCKKPIEYIKNGDLEGARKAVQHIVSRDASKLDKEHVLSAAVESLSENITDSIIGALFYAIFFGLPGAFVYRAINTLDAMIGYKNEKYLWYGKLAARLDDIANFIPSRIAGILLIITAPFYKGDVKKAIYGFLKEANKVPSPNSGYTMATLANALNITLEKIGYYKLGSGKIDVEKSLNAFKAVDYTVVVFLIIYTLIWWIT; this is translated from the coding sequence ATGCTGAATCCAATAATCTTATTTTTGGCTATTATTTTTGATAGAATCATTGGGGAGTTGCCAGAGAGTATTCATCCAACGGTTTGGATAGGGAAGTTGATAGCTTTTTTAGAGAACATATTTAAATCTACAAATTGCAAAAATAAATATAGAGATTTTTTGTTTGGCTCACTAACAACATTTATTACTCTATTAGTTGTGGGAGTTATAGCTTTTTTTGTTGATAAATGCATAATGCTGTTACCATTTCCTTTAAACTATATTATCTATGGTTTTTTGTTATCAACAACTATTGGCTACAAATCATTATTCGAATTCTGCAAAAAGCCGATTGAATATATAAAAAATGGTGATTTAGAGGGAGCAAGGAAAGCTGTTCAGCATATAGTTAGCAGAGATGCCTCAAAGTTGGATAAAGAGCATGTATTATCGGCTGCAGTAGAGAGCTTATCCGAGAACATAACAGACAGTATAATTGGAGCTTTATTCTATGCTATATTTTTTGGTTTGCCTGGAGCCTTTGTTTATAGGGCGATAAATACATTAGATGCAATGATTGGTTATAAAAATGAGAAATATCTATGGTATGGGAAGTTAGCAGCAAGGTTGGATGATATTGCCAATTTTATTCCTTCAAGAATAGCAGGGATTTTGCTAATAATTACTGCCCCATTTTATAAAGGAGATGTTAAAAAGGCAATATATGGGTTTTTAAAAGAAGCTAATAAGGTTCCATCACCAAACTCTGGTTATACAATGGCTACATTGGCAAATGCATTAAATATAACTTTGGAGAAGATAGGATATTATAAACTTGGTAGTGGGAAAATAGATGTTGAAAAATCTTTAAACGCTTTTAAGGCAGTTGATTATACAGTCGTTGTGTTTTTAATTATTTATACTTTAATTTGGTGGATAACATGA
- the ehbF gene encoding energy conserving hydrogenase EhbF, whose translation MNYLPMMIVFPLIMAIIMNLLHGKEKAVKYITFITAAILIILPFISQYGYYYFGGHGVVNGWVSGIAYLYNPAKQAIIVTLSLIASLVLITGMGEKLKNNMFVTLSLMGFASIAAIVLADDIFNLYVFFEIVSIVQAGLVFLSGTEEAYKAGLRYMIMGNVAAALMLLGIAFLLASTGTLNITDMKHYLLVDNPMIYGGLLLLIVGLAYGAGLPPFHNVKADLYARSKGFISAMLQTYSKFVLVGLMIIILKLFNGLDYFASAHAVLIALGVLAMVFGVVMALLQSDYKKLLAYHAISQGGYVATGLALGTPLGIVAGIFHAINHVIYKSALFLGAYIVSCKRGSNLHKLGGLLPLMPSVAFMVLCAKLAISGIPPFNGFQSKWMLAQAAMQVNMPEIAIIMIIVSIGTFVSMMKAFYLIYLKPVDEETLKEYQNKEVPKLAVFSLFVLTALCIIIGLYPDIVTNYLWDYAKELGVNYYLK comes from the coding sequence ATGAATTATCTGCCGATGATGATAGTGTTTCCATTAATCATGGCAATAATAATGAATTTATTGCATGGAAAAGAGAAAGCAGTAAAATATATAACATTTATTACAGCTGCTATTTTGATTATTTTGCCATTTATCAGCCAGTATGGTTATTATTACTTTGGTGGGCATGGAGTTGTTAATGGATGGGTATCTGGTATTGCCTATCTATATAACCCAGCAAAGCAGGCAATTATTGTAACTCTGTCTTTAATTGCCTCTCTTGTTTTAATTACAGGAATGGGAGAGAAATTAAAGAATAATATGTTTGTTACCCTCTCATTAATGGGATTTGCAAGTATTGCAGCTATAGTTTTGGCTGATGATATATTCAACTTGTATGTGTTCTTTGAGATAGTTTCAATTGTCCAAGCTGGATTAGTATTTTTATCTGGAACTGAAGAGGCATATAAAGCAGGATTAAGATATATGATAATGGGGAATGTTGCGGCAGCCTTAATGCTATTAGGAATAGCGTTCTTATTAGCTTCAACTGGAACTCTAAACATCACAGACATGAAACACTATCTGTTAGTTGATAATCCAATGATTTATGGTGGCTTGTTGTTGCTAATTGTTGGTTTAGCTTATGGGGCTGGATTGCCGCCATTCCACAACGTTAAAGCTGATTTATACGCAAGGTCTAAGGGATTTATCTCTGCAATGCTCCAAACATACTCAAAATTTGTGTTAGTTGGCTTGATGATAATTATTCTAAAATTATTTAATGGATTAGATTATTTTGCAAGTGCTCATGCTGTTTTAATTGCATTGGGAGTTTTGGCAATGGTATTTGGGGTTGTAATGGCGTTATTGCAAAGTGATTATAAAAAGCTTTTGGCATATCACGCTATAAGTCAAGGTGGCTATGTGGCTACTGGCTTAGCTTTAGGAACACCATTAGGAATTGTTGCTGGTATCTTCCACGCTATAAATCACGTTATTTATAAATCTGCCTTGTTTTTGGGGGCGTATATTGTAAGCTGTAAGAGAGGAAGTAATTTGCATAAGTTGGGAGGTTTATTGCCTCTAATGCCCTCTGTGGCATTTATGGTTTTATGTGCAAAGCTTGCGATTAGTGGAATTCCACCATTTAACGGATTTCAGAGTAAGTGGATGCTTGCCCAAGCAGCTATGCAAGTGAATATGCCAGAAATAGCTATAATAATGATTATTGTTAGTATAGGGACGTTTGTCTCAATGATGAAGGCATTCTATTTAATTTACTTAAAACCAGTTGATGAAGAAACTCTGAAAGAGTATCAAAACAAGGAAGTTCCTAAACTTGCTGTCTTTAGCTTGTTTGTATTAACTGCTCTATGCATAATAATTGGTCTCTATCCAGACATTGTAACAAACTATCTCTGGGACTATGCAAAGGAGTTAGGGGTTAATTATTATTTAAAATAG
- a CDS encoding sugar phosphate isomerase/epimerase family protein, whose translation MKFGVSSLVFLPESLTSSMEKIAEHNFDAWEIVCEGTHYLSPKNIKYLMELRDRYEVEIVVHAPFSDLNPASMNERVRKLTVECIRDAIEGAFELDSEVVVVHPGYIPELWSNYVSEILDNNFSTLSEIVEIAEDYGIKIGLENMPNFRGVLGITPESLLEIVKDIDSKNLGITFDIGHANTAGNPAEFVEKLQNIGIGIIHVHAHDNNGYDDEHLKIGEGNINFIEVLEKLKEIGYDGVISIENKNIRDAVKSKEILKEYLEIVNEKVAEKEKIEE comes from the coding sequence ATGAAATTTGGTGTTTCATCATTAGTTTTTTTACCAGAGAGCTTAACTTCATCAATGGAGAAGATAGCTGAACACAACTTTGATGCATGGGAGATTGTCTGTGAGGGAACTCATTACCTATCTCCAAAGAATATAAAGTATCTCATGGAATTGAGAGATAGATACGAAGTTGAAATTGTAGTGCATGCACCTTTTTCAGATTTAAACCCTGCATCAATGAATGAGAGAGTTAGGAAATTAACAGTTGAGTGTATTAGAGACGCTATAGAAGGTGCTTTTGAGCTTGATTCTGAGGTTGTTGTAGTTCATCCTGGCTATATTCCAGAGCTCTGGAGTAACTATGTAAGTGAGATACTGGATAACAATTTCTCAACACTTTCTGAGATTGTAGAGATAGCTGAAGATTATGGAATAAAGATTGGTTTGGAGAACATGCCAAACTTTAGAGGAGTTTTAGGGATAACTCCAGAATCATTATTGGAGATTGTTAAAGACATTGACTCAAAGAATTTAGGGATAACTTTTGATATAGGACACGCAAACACTGCTGGAAATCCAGCTGAATTTGTTGAAAAACTACAAAATATTGGAATTGGAATTATACATGTTCATGCCCACGACAATAACGGCTATGATGATGAGCATTTGAAAATAGGAGAAGGAAATATTAACTTTATTGAAGTCCTTGAAAAGCTAAAAGAAATTGGCTATGATGGAGTTATTAGCATAGAAAATAAAAATATTAGGGATGCTGTGAAGAGTAAGGAAATATTAAAAGAATATTTGGAAATCGTTAATGAGAAAGTGGCTGAGAAGGAGAAAATAGAGGAATAA
- a CDS encoding Clp1/GlmU family protein → MISKAYYTTEIPEDRFEALSCIKDSQKPLKIILLGGVDSGKTTLATFLANELLNLGFKVAIVDSDVGQKSILPPATISLAFPETNFNNLYEIKPYKSYFVGSTAPIQFFGEMITGTKLLCDYAEDKADIIIVDTTGLISGSGADLKRMKIEMIKPDIIIALEKRNELKSILKPFENKIRVFYLKVYENAKSFSREERKEIRAEKWKEYFKNSKIYNIGFNDVVIGGTKVFQGEKILEDEKYLLESLFKWKILYGSKCDGRYTIVKRDLVNMPRQIDKNILYYIEPERFNNLIVGLIDEDSFCIGLGILKTIDFENETLEILTPISEEDIKNIREIRFGRIRVDENGEELGLLDRDSI, encoded by the coding sequence ATGATAAGTAAAGCTTATTACACTACAGAGATTCCAGAGGATAGATTTGAAGCTCTGAGTTGTATTAAAGATAGTCAAAAACCTCTTAAAATTATATTACTTGGAGGAGTTGATAGTGGTAAAACAACATTAGCTACTTTTTTGGCAAATGAGCTTTTAAACTTAGGATTTAAAGTTGCTATAGTCGATAGTGATGTAGGGCAGAAGAGCATTTTACCTCCAGCAACTATAAGCTTAGCTTTCCCAGAAACAAATTTTAACAATTTATATGAAATTAAACCATACAAAAGTTATTTCGTTGGTTCAACAGCCCCAATACAATTTTTTGGAGAGATGATTACTGGAACTAAATTATTGTGTGATTATGCTGAAGATAAGGCTGATATTATTATAGTTGATACCACTGGGCTGATATCTGGTTCTGGAGCTGATTTAAAGAGGATGAAAATAGAAATGATTAAGCCAGATATTATAATAGCATTGGAGAAAAGAAATGAACTTAAGAGTATTTTAAAGCCCTTTGAAAATAAAATCAGGGTTTTTTACTTAAAAGTTTATGAAAATGCAAAATCATTCAGCAGAGAGGAAAGAAAAGAAATTAGAGCAGAGAAATGGAAAGAATACTTTAAAAACTCAAAAATTTATAATATTGGTTTTAATGATGTAGTTATTGGTGGAACCAAGGTATTTCAAGGAGAGAAGATTTTAGAGGATGAGAAATACTTATTAGAATCACTTTTTAAGTGGAAGATACTTTATGGTAGCAAATGCGATGGAAGATATACAATAGTAAAAAGAGATTTGGTAAATATGCCAAGGCAAATAGATAAAAACATCCTATATTACATTGAGCCAGAGCGGTTTAACAATTTAATAGTTGGATTGATTGATGAAGATAGCTTTTGCATTGGATTAGGTATTTTAAAAACTATTGATTTTGAGAATGAAACATTAGAAATTTTAACTCCAATAAGTGAAGAGGATATTAAAAATATTAGAGAAATAAGGTTTGGAAGGATTAGAGTTGATGAAAATGGTGAGGAACTTGGCTTATTAGATAGAGATTCTATATAA
- a CDS encoding cation:proton antiporter subunit C, whose amino-acid sequence MDFQMASFITSGLLVIIGLYGVFFVDNVLKKIIALEILGSGVNLALIAIGYNGGTIPIKLPGVSVEVFAKESAYPLTHALVLTNIVIEASMLAVMLGVSIILYKKYKTLRSSVILKED is encoded by the coding sequence ATGGATTTTCAGATGGCATCATTCATAACTTCTGGGCTTTTAGTTATTATTGGATTATATGGTGTGTTTTTTGTTGATAATGTTCTGAAAAAAATCATAGCTTTAGAGATTTTAGGTAGTGGAGTTAATTTAGCTTTAATTGCAATTGGTTACAATGGTGGAACAATCCCAATAAAACTTCCGGGTGTTTCTGTAGAAGTTTTTGCTAAAGAATCTGCTTATCCATTAACTCATGCATTAGTTTTGACAAATATAGTTATAGAGGCATCAATGCTTGCTGTGATGCTTGGAGTCTCTATAATTTTGTATAAAAAATATAAAACACTCAGAAGCTCTGTAATACTAAAAGAGGATTAA
- a CDS encoding MFS transporter: protein MVRKVAEQNLQKNNENDRELSKNVYLLGFTSFLNDMSSEMIMPILPMLITSVGGGSLSIGLVGGLREFISNILMVLIGYCSDKVRKRKIFVVLGYLTSSMFKLLLGLSKSWLGAVIFSSLERMGKGIRTAPRDAIISESMPKTLGKGFGIQRAFDTAGAILGSTLSLLFILYLQYSFNQIILIAAVIGFLTLIPLYFVKEKPSPSNNKITFRVGIKNLPKELKLFILISAIFTLSNFSYMFYILRAQEFLMIVDEKMAIIIPIALYILYNIFYATFSIPFGILSDKIGRKSVLTIGYIVYGIVSLGFAYFISQKSLILLFALYGIAYALFAGNQKAYVSDLSSEDIRATALGLFYTVVGLTSLPASLIAGYLWKISPEMTFLYGSVLAIISGLLLLFI, encoded by the coding sequence ATGGTGAGAAAAGTGGCAGAACAAAATTTACAAAAAAATAATGAGAATGATAGGGAATTATCTAAAAATGTTTATTTATTGGGATTTACAAGCTTTTTGAATGACATGAGCAGTGAGATGATAATGCCAATTTTACCAATGCTTATTACAAGCGTTGGGGGAGGAAGTTTATCAATAGGTTTAGTTGGAGGTTTAAGAGAGTTTATCTCAAACATTTTAATGGTTTTAATTGGTTATTGTTCAGATAAAGTTAGGAAAAGGAAGATTTTTGTTGTTTTAGGTTATTTAACATCTTCAATGTTTAAACTACTCTTAGGTTTATCAAAAAGCTGGTTAGGAGCTGTTATATTTTCTTCCCTTGAAAGAATGGGCAAAGGGATAAGAACAGCCCCAAGAGATGCGATAATATCTGAAAGTATGCCTAAAACTTTGGGTAAAGGATTTGGAATACAGAGAGCTTTTGATACCGCTGGGGCTATACTTGGCTCTACCTTATCATTATTGTTTATTCTATATCTTCAATATAGTTTCAATCAAATAATTTTAATAGCTGCGGTTATTGGATTTTTAACCCTAATTCCTCTATATTTTGTTAAAGAGAAACCTTCACCCTCTAATAATAAAATAACATTTAGAGTAGGGATTAAAAATTTACCAAAAGAGTTAAAGCTTTTTATTTTAATCTCAGCTATATTTACCCTAAGTAACTTTAGCTATATGTTTTATATTTTGAGAGCTCAGGAATTTTTAATGATAGTAGATGAAAAAATGGCTATTATAATCCCTATTGCTCTATATATTTTATACAACATCTTTTACGCCACATTTTCAATTCCATTTGGAATTTTATCTGATAAAATTGGGAGGAAGAGTGTTTTAACTATTGGATATATAGTTTATGGTATTGTCTCTTTAGGATTTGCCTACTTTATATCTCAAAAAAGCTTAATATTGTTATTTGCTTTATATGGAATTGCCTATGCATTATTTGCTGGAAATCAGAAAGCTTATGTCTCAGATTTATCGTCAGAGGATATTAGAGCAACAGCCTTAGGGCTGTTTTATACAGTTGTGGGATTAACAAGCTTACCTGCAAGTTTAATAGCTGGATATTTGTGGAAGATAAGCCCAGAAATGACATTTTTATATGGAAGTGTCTTAGCTATAATTTCAGGTTTGTTACTTCTTTTTATATAA
- a CDS encoding radical SAM protein, translated as MTIAFGPVPSRRLGKSLGINSIPCKFCSYDCVYCQVGRTINKTIERREFYSPEDIFKSVEERIGKLNNEKIDYLTFVADGEPTLDINLSKEVEMLRDFDIPIAIITNSSLIWREDVRNDILNFDLVSFKVDSVDEKIWREINRPHKDLVLDKILEGMIAFRDNYKGELITETMILGSIKYTEESIIKTAEFLKELNPNKCYLNTPIRPPSEKYIKPPKIEVITKILAIFNEIIGKNKIKLLGKFEGNEFIFSENVEEDILAITSVHPMREEVIKELLNKSNISFDIINKMVNEGKLIKLEYDGKVFYMKNIKSRDKNVSNP; from the coding sequence ATGACTATAGCATTTGGACCAGTTCCATCAAGGAGGTTAGGGAAGAGTCTAGGGATAAATAGCATTCCATGTAAGTTTTGTAGTTATGATTGTGTATATTGCCAAGTTGGAAGAACCATAAACAAAACTATAGAGAGGAGAGAGTTTTATAGTCCAGAAGATATTTTTAAGTCAGTAGAGGAGAGGATAGGTAAGCTAAATAATGAGAAAATTGACTACCTCACTTTTGTTGCAGATGGAGAGCCAACATTAGATATAAATTTATCAAAAGAAGTTGAAATGCTTAGAGATTTTGACATTCCAATAGCAATAATTACAAACTCTTCATTAATTTGGAGGGAAGATGTTAGAAATGACATATTAAACTTTGATTTAGTATCTTTTAAGGTTGATTCTGTTGATGAAAAAATTTGGAGAGAAATAAATAGACCTCATAAAGATTTGGTGTTAGATAAAATCTTAGAAGGAATGATAGCTTTTAGAGATAACTATAAAGGAGAGTTGATAACTGAAACGATGATTTTAGGAAGTATAAAATATACAGAGGAATCTATAATCAAAACAGCAGAATTTTTAAAAGAATTAAATCCAAATAAATGCTATTTAAATACTCCAATAAGGCCACCATCTGAAAAATATATAAAACCTCCTAAAATAGAAGTTATAACTAAAATATTAGCCATATTTAATGAAATTATTGGTAAAAATAAAATTAAACTCTTAGGGAAATTTGAAGGAAATGAATTTATATTCTCTGAAAATGTTGAAGAGGATATATTGGCTATAACTTCCGTTCATCCAATGAGAGAGGAAGTTATTAAAGAATTGTTAAATAAATCAAATATTAGCTTTGATATTATAAATAAAATGGTAAATGAGGGAAAACTAATAAAATTAGAATATGATGGAAAAGTATTCTATATGAAAAATATTAAAAGTAGGGATAAAAATGTATCTAACCCATAG
- a CDS encoding aconitase X — translation MYLTKEEEKILDGEYGEVLRRCMNLLVSLGDIYGADKLIPISSAQISGVSYKTIKDIGLEFLEDFAKEDVKVKVYATLNPAGMDLDIWRELGIDEKFAKKQLRIIEAFKKMEVEISCTCTPYLTGNLPRFGEHISWAESSAVSFANSVLGAKTNREGGPSALAAAIIGKTPYYGYHLDENRKTTHIIELDGQLISNFKYGESFYGALGYLVGKIVKNGIPYFENLYKLNPNNDNLKSLGAAMAASGGIALYHAKNLTAECRVKEVVNDKIEKISIGVEEIKEAYEKLNTTNEEPDLICIGCPHCSLMEIKKIAELLKNKKLNADLWVCCSLHIKAIADRMGYTKIIEKAGGKVVKDTCMVVSPIEDLGYKRVATNSGKAAVYLPSFCKSEVIFGDIEELLKGR, via the coding sequence ATGTATCTAACTAAAGAAGAAGAGAAAATATTAGATGGAGAATATGGAGAGGTTTTAAGAAGATGTATGAATTTATTAGTTTCTTTGGGAGATATTTATGGAGCTGATAAGCTAATCCCTATAAGCTCAGCTCAAATTTCTGGAGTTTCATACAAAACTATTAAAGATATTGGTTTAGAGTTTTTGGAAGATTTTGCTAAAGAAGATGTTAAAGTTAAGGTCTATGCCACTTTAAACCCAGCTGGAATGGATTTAGATATATGGAGAGAGCTTGGCATTGATGAGAAGTTTGCCAAAAAGCAGTTGAGAATTATTGAAGCATTTAAAAAGATGGAAGTTGAGATAAGTTGCACTTGCACGCCCTATTTAACTGGAAACCTTCCAAGATTCGGAGAGCATATAAGTTGGGCCGAAAGCTCAGCTGTGAGCTTTGCAAACTCTGTCTTAGGAGCTAAGACAAATAGAGAAGGTGGGCCATCAGCATTAGCAGCTGCAATTATTGGAAAAACACCATATTATGGATATCACTTAGATGAAAATAGAAAGACAACACATATCATTGAGTTAGATGGACAATTAATCTCTAACTTTAAATATGGAGAGAGTTTTTATGGAGCTTTAGGTTACTTAGTTGGGAAGATTGTTAAGAATGGCATTCCATATTTTGAAAATCTATATAAATTAAATCCAAATAACGATAATTTAAAATCCTTGGGAGCTGCAATGGCTGCAAGTGGTGGTATCGCCTTATATCACGCAAAAAACTTGACAGCTGAATGCAGAGTTAAAGAAGTTGTTAATGATAAAATTGAAAAGATATCTATTGGAGTTGAGGAGATAAAGGAAGCTTATGAAAAATTAAATACAACAAATGAAGAGCCAGATTTAATTTGTATTGGTTGCCCTCACTGCAGTTTAATGGAAATTAAAAAAATTGCTGAACTTTTAAAAAATAAAAAATTGAATGCTGATTTATGGGTTTGCTGCTCTCTTCATATTAAAGCAATAGCAGATAGAATGGGATATACAAAGATTATTGAAAAAGCTGGTGGAAAGGTAGTTAAAGACACCTGTATGGTTGTTTCTCCAATTGAGGATTTAGGTTATAAAAGAGTTGCAACAAACTCTGGAAAAGCTGCTGTTTATCTACCAAGCTTTTGTAAGAGTGAAGTAATTTTTGGAGATATTGAGGAATTGTTAAAAGGGAGATAA
- a CDS encoding nucleotidyltransferase domain-containing protein, whose protein sequence is MDEKMLNNILDEFLQKCKQKFGDDLISIILFGSYARGTAVEYSDVDLLVIAKNLPKRRIDRHKVLRDIVLEFIYRYGINISPILVEPRDLSLKSINPLICGILTGYKIIYDRDNFWKNYLERIKPIIKRIKPIFIDEEKEWKIADLI, encoded by the coding sequence ATGGATGAAAAAATGTTGAATAATATTTTAGATGAATTTCTACAAAAATGCAAACAAAAATTTGGAGATGATTTAATTTCAATTATTTTATTTGGTTCTTATGCAAGAGGCACTGCTGTGGAGTATTCAGATGTTGATTTATTAGTTATTGCTAAAAATTTACCAAAAAGAAGGATTGACAGACATAAAGTTTTAAGGGACATAGTATTAGAGTTTATTTATAGATATGGGATTAACATTTCTCCAATATTGGTAGAGCCAAGGGATTTATCACTGAAGAGTATAAATCCGTTGATTTGTGGTATTTTAACTGGATATAAAATAATATATGATAGAGATAACTTCTGGAAAAATTACCTTGAGAGAATAAAACCGATTATTAAAAGAATAAAGCCAATATTTATCGATGAGGAGAAAGAATGGAAGATAGCGGATTTAATATAA
- a CDS encoding DUF504 domain-containing protein encodes MLKEILNKIFWHPDYKREDFEVVILHRGAEENKKAISLDDVELKGNYLIYFDTYIPLHRILEIRNKKTGEILYKKK; translated from the coding sequence ATGCTTAAAGAAATATTAAACAAAATCTTTTGGCATCCTGATTATAAGAGAGAAGATTTTGAAGTTGTTATATTACATAGAGGGGCTGAAGAAAATAAAAAAGCTATATCTTTAGATGATGTTGAGCTTAAAGGGAATTATTTAATATATTTTGACACTTATATACCTCTACATAGAATCTTAGAGATTAGAAATAAAAAAACTGGAGAGATTTTATATAAAAAGAAGTAA
- a CDS encoding Na(+)/H(+) antiporter subunit B yields MNSKRDLAVAISFFVFGASVLYSLAHMQISPGVNEVYLTHYIIPNYVCAVIFDWRAYDTLGECLVLVVAVMVSWIVFGKSLYDNTYLKELFHAPESDDYITLQGWGEYTPIIKFLAFPMSVLMVALGIITVLGGHITPGGGFQGGALIAAAFILSVIAFGSNSPLWFDHKFLEKLEALGALGYLLLGVAGMFIGGYYLFNFTEINGFTIFPAPKEIITAGIIPYLNIAVGLKVLAGLSTAAFLLSCEKVIIEKISKSEEKLE; encoded by the coding sequence ATGAACTCTAAAAGAGATTTAGCTGTTGCCATATCCTTCTTTGTATTTGGGGCATCTGTATTATATAGTTTAGCACACATGCAGATTAGTCCAGGAGTTAATGAAGTTTATCTCACTCACTATATAATCCCAAACTATGTGTGTGCTGTAATATTTGACTGGAGGGCTTATGATACCTTGGGAGAGTGTTTGGTCTTAGTTGTTGCCGTTATGGTCTCTTGGATTGTGTTTGGGAAATCATTATATGATAACACCTATCTAAAAGAGTTATTTCACGCTCCAGAGTCAGATGATTACATAACACTTCAAGGTTGGGGAGAATATACACCAATAATTAAGTTTTTGGCATTTCCTATGAGTGTTTTAATGGTTGCATTGGGAATTATAACTGTGTTAGGAGGGCATATAACACCAGGAGGAGGGTTTCAAGGAGGAGCTCTAATTGCTGCTGCATTTATACTATCAGTTATAGCCTTTGGTTCTAACAGCCCATTATGGTTTGACCATAAATTTTTGGAGAAGTTGGAGGCATTGGGAGCTTTAGGTTATCTATTACTTGGTGTTGCTGGAATGTTTATTGGAGGATATTATTTATTCAACTTCACAGAAATTAATGGCTTTACTATCTTTCCAGCTCCAAAAGAAATCATAACAGCTGGAATCATTCCATATCTAAACATTGCAGTTGGATTAAAGGTTTTAGCAGGGTTATCTACTGCTGCATTCTTACTGTCTTGTGAAAAGGTTATTATTGAAAAAATTAGCAAATCTGAGGAGAAATTGGAATAA
- a CDS encoding HEPN domain-containing protein, translating into MEDSGFNIKYAKLFIKRAEEDLEVAKVLLKTNHYPDSVYHSQQCVEKAVKAVLILNGIIFRRHVVSGVFRNVIYEMKIEDSWKEKLLNLIPKIESLEEHWVMPRYPEPYFGELWNPLEEYTKEDAEECLKDAENVLEVIKDFLKEKYGLKQI; encoded by the coding sequence ATGGAAGATAGCGGATTTAATATAAAGTATGCTAAGCTATTCATAAAAAGGGCGGAAGAGGATTTAGAAGTGGCAAAAGTTCTACTAAAAACAAATCACTATCCAGATTCAGTCTATCACTCCCAACAATGTGTTGAAAAAGCTGTAAAAGCAGTTTTAATTTTAAATGGAATTATTTTCAGAAGACATGTAGTTTCAGGAGTGTTTAGGAATGTCATCTACGAGATGAAAATTGAGGATTCATGGAAAGAGAAATTACTAAATCTAATACCAAAAATAGAAAGCTTAGAAGAACATTGGGTTATGCCAAGGTATCCAGAACCGTATTTTGGAGAACTTTGGAATCCATTGGAAGAATATACTAAAGAAGATGCTGAAGAATGTTTAAAAGATGCTGAAAATGTGTTGGAAGTAATTAAAGACTTTTTAAAAGAGAAATATGGCTTAAAACAAATTTGA